A window of Nasonia vitripennis strain AsymCx chromosome 3 unlocalized genomic scaffold, Nvit_psr_1.1 chr3_random0004, whole genome shotgun sequence contains these coding sequences:
- the LOC100119988 gene encoding uncharacterized protein LOC100119988 isoform X1: MLKWIKVRQEAQQPATQLQQQQQRQQIEEEENDSGMERELDSPAALLRNTGDYASDSKKSGCTFAAFLDLFSQLQFSQESALPPDALRRALAESFLDQQRFQLGFMDDAAECFENILLRIHLHIASGEAEDMCSARHCVPHQKFAMTLVEQSVCGDCGATSEPLSFTQMVHYVSASALTSQARQTLPAARGSPDLFGQLLRRAGGMGDIRGCPSSCGAKIQICRTLMNRPEIVSVGVVWDSERPSLEHIMDVFATVGTSLRLSDVFHSVVDSRWGATTVHNLVGVVTYYGKHYSTFFFHTKLKVWIYFDDATVKEIGPRWEQVVDKCRRGRYQPLLLLYASPAGTPVNTENAPKAVTPFLNGGSLKGSPNGKTGNNSLRRSVTPSPEKPLGNNSATARRAITPNPDSPPHLYTQRRIYGDYQNLTDIQNNIFGNGHQQGTDAVDGDTEAKYISRRAVETVMMQHQQQKKQIQLTRSLSAGSAPQDGISIPEHLNVPRRRDSGNWSGDRNSASSSSSTTMDNPYNYIINKMAKNTGIPKSPTSKSGELSSSSSGHYDAGYDSYSLSSTDSLPLQQGLKHNLQLAQIPEGYQQMSSDDCERLWKETDALMGKAQAAEKAGDLGRAVALCTAASSKAREAMNMPYSNSNTIDLAQKKHNFCVMRMSYLQKKIKQEQAIANGEKEEKLESRHSRENSKSGQHSRQSSRDKGNHSRQNSRELLVNAPAVVDKPATKSIEIYATLPKKKTLRSKVTAAANVIEDEEYMLYDRPAQRTGLFGRSRRCEDDKKDKKRARSEERNKNVSKEFSIAPTSKLASKKVEKPKEVVETAKNQQTNASGDQKQGKKQHKIRRKLLMGGLIKRKNRSMPDLREGQDGQSSTSSEGSNNVLPKQSVDDSSVGLKGSPNDVSASLSGYLSEGHLEFTGNGSSGSGGSGNPNLERSRLMRKSFHGSAGKVLHVAKVPPPPPLRTTSQLSKSKSSSEVHSSEQQADKSLYPLTNEQNMPNQSQAENNAYWSHTSANHPMQANRPASNYTDYSSEPHSLPFVSSYSVDQNKGSPAASMPQSNYNSKPRIQDDVVQYANGILYEPTFVVTRADVHNEQSPVKQTTSADPLPPYPENGNVSHSRQPSEEFPPPPYPIVPPVVHSRQASEDFPPPPPPIEDNNHNQIADNSHHHHQQQQQPQQQAPAQQQLESQQISILLAQLKLKREAAEAAEKQRRESLVEESEKAQNETWLRELQAKQAERRTKKQGSLDQDIPKVRPSSMPQVTGTTIARRTSDLMMNTIMNQDAGRDVPDCPRTIVSSVKDMAAKFEQKVEEVKPQSRIFSNSPTTVMQSYPNSEEPKMIMRMPMDNMSMMQRPETEPMNVSVNSSIESNLSQGTFVALPMANGIPIDHESGINAAIRSVMTMQTMQHENIGLPIDCPEDDISEVAMQNTIQNTKILATEEDIKPKKTKERVGKKKSVSFCDQVVLVATAEDDEKDSYIPNPILERILRSAKNKPETAQVRREIKSLQEAEMNREMAVPTKFQQHTLPLKSEADSIPATPYQDQLRSVNPAPETSKPAFPRQNSSEAILQDSKKMYAYGPDSADIARESYSALPNNPARTTPTLMSPQLQGQIRYTQNGYPQPQQMVPSQNQNMYPQVQTAHPRNQNMPLSQSQKPASPYPMPIQGQYIQNGIQQKNNSPKNMHPSYYQLEQQNNQMNRQLSGPQQQQQQQNIMSQRLQTQTPSPITVQQHQQQLGLPNGQSTSPYPQYSPQTSQYSHNSYQGHPYQSAPQQRSQPLPQYQPPPNPAAQQGQQQNLQNGSAIAYQQRLENNFQRQPQKIEQQQQQIMHPQGQQGFPNGQMPANIKYPTYQHVQQTKQMMKPMQQQQVQPQMQQQMHMVQGSMKGSPVMNQNVAAMQKSSISGVPKVAPCQLCGKKQVCEPAIYCYDCDFYMSRFRPKN; the protein is encoded by the exons GACCTGTTCTCGCAGCTGCAGTTCTCTCAAGAAAGCGCCCTGCCGCCAGATGCCCTGCGACGAGCGCTGGCTGAGAGCTTCCTCGACCAGCAGAGATTCCAGCTCGGATTCATGGACGATGCCGCCGAGTGCTTC GAGAACATTCTGCTGCGCATACACCTGCACATAGCGAGCGGCGAAGCGGAGGACATGTGCAGCGCCAGGCACTGCGTGCCCCATCAGAAGTTCGCCATGACGCTCGTCGAGCAGAGCGTCTGCGGGGACTGCGGAGCCACTTCCGAGCCGCTGTCGTTCACTCAG ATGGTGCACTACGTTTCGGCGTCAGCCCTGACGTCGCAAGCGCGGCAAACTTTACCGGCGGCTCGCGGCAGCCCGGATCTGTTTGGTCAGCTCTTGCGACGAGCCGGTGGAATGGGCGACATCCGAGGCTGTCCG AGCTCCTGCGGTGCCAAGATCCAGATCTGCCGTACGCTGATGAACAGGCCCGAGATCGTCTCCGTCGGTGTGGTCTGGGACAGCGAGCGTCCCTCTCTCGAGCACATAATGGACGTGTTCGCGACGGTCGGCACGTCCCTGCGCCTGAGCGACGTGTTCCACAGCGTCGTGGACTCGCGCTGGGGAGCCACGACGGTGCACAACCTCGTCGGCGTGGTCACCTACTACGGCAAGCACTACTCGACCTTCTTCTTCCATACGAAGCTCAAGGTCTGGATCTACTTCGACGACGCGACCGTCAAGGAGATCGGACCCAGGTGGGAGCAGGTCGTCGACAAGTGCCGACGCGGACGCTACCAGCCGCTGCTTCTGCTGTACGCCAGCCCCGCCGGTACGCCCGTCAACACCGAGAACGCCCCGAAGGCCGTGACGCCGTTCCTGAACGGTGGATCTCTCAAGGGTTCGCCCAACGGCAAGACCGGTAACAACAGTCTGCGGAGGTCCGTCACCCCCAGCCCCGAGAAGCCCTTGGGTAACAACAGTGCCACTGCCAGGAGGGCCATCACTCCGAATCCGGACAGCCCGCCACATCTGTATACCCAGCGGAGGATATACGGCGACTACCAGAACCTCACCGACATCCAGAACAACATATTCGGCAACGGTCACCAGCAGGGCACCGATGCCGTGGACGGTGACACCGAGGCCAAGTACATCAGCAGGCGGGCCGTCGAGACCGTGATGatgcagcaccagcagcagaaGAAGCAGATCCAGCTGACACGAAGTCTCAGTGCCGGGTCCGCTCCTCAAGATGGCATCAGCATCCCGGAACACCTCAACGTGCCCAGACGACGGGACTCGGGCAATTGGTCCGGCGATCGCAACAGCGCGTCTTCCAGCTCTTCCACCACCATGGACAATCCCTACAACTACATCATCAACAAGATGGCCAAGAACACGGGTATTCCCAAGAGCCCGACCAGCAAGTCCGGGGAGCtgtccagcagcagcagcggacaCTACGACGCTGGATACGACTCCTACTCGCTGTCCTCCACCGACAGCCTTCCGCTCCAACAGGGTCTCAAGCATAATTTGCAG CTTGCGCAGATACCCGAAGGCTACCAGCAGATGTCGAGCGACGACTGCGAGCGACTGTGGAAGGAGACCGACGCGCTGATGGGTAAGGCGCAGGCGGCCGAGAAGGCCGGCGACCTGGGAAGAGCCGTGGCCCTCTGCACCGCCGCCAGCAGCAAGGCCAGGGAAGCCATGAACATGCCGTACAGCAACTCCAACACCATCGATCTGGCGCAGAAGAAGCACAACTTCTGCGTCATGAGAATGAGCTACCTGCAGAAGAAGATCAAACAGGAGCAGGCCATAGCCAACGGCGAGAAGGAAG AAAAACTGGAGAGCAGACACTCGCGGGAGAACAGCAAGTCTGGCCAGCACTCGCGGCAAAGCTCACGTGATAAGGGCAACCACTCGAGACAGAACAGCAGGGAGCTGCTGGTCAACGCCCCCGCAGTGGTGGACAAACCAGCCACCAAGAGCATCGAGATCTACGCGACCCTACCGAAGAAGAAGACTCTGCGAAGCAAAGTGACCGCGGCAGCGAACGTAATCGAGGACGAGGAGTACATGCTGTACGATCGACCAGCGCAGAGGACCGGTCTCTTCGGACGCTCGAGGCGCTGCGAGGACGACAAGAAGGACAAGAAGCGCGCGCGTAGTGAGGAGCGCAACAAGAACGTGTCCAAGGAGTTCTCGATCGCGCCTACGTCGAAGCTCGCGTCGAAAAAAGTCGAGAAGCCCAAGGAGGTGGTCGAGACCGCGAAGAACCAGCAGACGAACGCGTCAGGCGATCAGAAGCAGGGCAAGAAGCAGCACAAGATCCGAAGGAAGCTGCTGATGGGCGGTCTGATAAAGCGTAAGAACCGCAGTATGCCGGACCTGCGAGAGGGCCAGGACGGCCAGAGCAGCACGAGCTCCGAGGGATCAAACAACGTTTTGCCCAAGCAGTCGGTGGACGACTCCAGCGTCGGACTGAAAGGTAGCCCGAACGATGTTTCGGCGTCGCTGAGCGGCTATCTGTCCGAAGGTCACCTCGAGTTCACGGGCAACGGCAGCAGTGGTAGTGGAGGCTCGGGTAATCCGAACTTGGAGAGAAGTCGTCTGATGAGGAAGAGCTTTCACGGCAGCGCCGGCAAAGTGCTGCACGTGGCGAAGGTTCCTCCACCACCGCCGCTCAGGACAACTTCTCAGCTTAGCAAGTCTAAGTCATCGAGCGAAGTGCACAGTAGCGAGCAGCAGGCTGACAAATCTCTCTACCCACTTACCAACGAGCAAAACATGCCCAACCAGTCGCAGGCCGAG AACAATGCGTACTGGAGTCATACGAGTGCCAATCACCCGATGCAAGCGAATCGTCCGGCGTCGAATTACACGGACTATTCCTCGGAGCCACATTCATTACCCTTCGTTTCCTCGTACAGTGTTGATCAAAACAAAGGCTCGCCTGCAGCGTCGATGCCGCAGAGCAACTACAACAGCAAGCCTCGAATTCAAGACGATGTGGTGCAATACGCGAATGGAATCCTCTACGAGCCGACGTTCGTCGTGACGCGAGCCGACGTCCACAACGAGCAGAGCCCGGTAAAACAGACAACTAGCGCTGATCCCCTTCCACCTTATCCGGAAAACGGAAACGTTTCGCACTCGAGACAGCCCAGCGAGGAGTTTCCACCTCCGCCGTATCCTATCGTTCCGCCAGTTGTGCACTCGCGACAAGCTAGCGAAGACTTCCctccgccaccgccgccgatCGAAGACAACAACCACAACCAAATCGCCGACAAcagtcatcatcatcatcagcaacagcagcagccacaaCAACAAGCGCCAGCCCAGCAGCAATTAGAATCCCAACAGATTAGCATTCTTCTGGCTCAGCTGAAGCTCAAGAGGGAAGCGGCGGAAGCGGCCGAGAAGCAGAGGAGAGAATCTCTGGTCGAGGAAAGCGAGAAGGCGCAGAACGAGACGTGGCTGAGGGAGCTGCAAGCCAAGCAAGCCGAGAGGCGAACCAAGAAGCAAGGGAGCCTGGATCAGGACATTCCGAAGGTCAGACCGAGCTCCATGCCGCAAGTTACCGGAACAACCATCGCGAGAAGAACCAGCGATCTCATGATGAACACGATCATGAATCAAGATGCCGGCAGGGATGTCCCTGACTGCCCGAGGACGATCGTCTCTTCCGTCAAGGATATGGCAGCGAAGTTTGAGCAGAAGGTTGAAGAGGTCAAACCGCAGAGTCGCATCTTCTCGAATTCGCCGACCACCGTCATGCAGAGTTATCCGAATTCCGAAGAGCCGAAGATGATTATGAGGATGCCGATGGACAACATGTCCATGATGCAAAGGCCCGAAACCGAGCCCATGAACGTCTCGGTGAATTCCAGCATCGagtcgaatttgagccagggTACCTTCGTAGCTTTACCTATGGCGAACGGCATACCCATTGACCACGAAAGTGGAATCAATGCTGCGATTCGCTCGGTGATGACTATGCAGACCATGCAACACGAGAACATCGGCCTGCCGATCGACTGCCCGGAAGACGATATCAGCGAAGTGGCCATGCAGAATACCATTCAAAATACCAAGATTCTGGCTACCGAAGAGGACATCAAGCCAAAAAAGACCAAGGAACGCGTCGGCAAAAAGAAGAGCGTGTCGTTCTGCGATCAAGTGGTTCTGGTAGCGACGGCCGAAGATGACGAGAAAGACTCGTACATCCCTAATCCTATACTGGAGAGGATCCTTCGCTCGGCGAAGAACAAGCCGGAGACGGCACAGGTACGTCGCGAGATCAAAAGTCTGCAAGAGGCCGAGATGAATCGTGAAATGGCTGTGCCGACCAAGTTCCAGCAGCACACGTTGCCATTGAAGAGCGAAGCCGATAGCATACCCGCGACTCCGTACCAAGATCAGCTGAGAAGCGTCAATCCAGCACCAGAGACCTCGAAACCTGCTTTCCCGAGGCAAAACTCGAGTGAAGCGATCCTTCAGGATAGCAAGAAGATGTATGCTTACGGACCTGATAGCGCGGATATCGCCAGAGAGAGTTACTCGGCTCTTCCCAACAATCCCGCCAGAACGACTCCGACTCTGATGTCCCCGCAGCTACAGGGACAGATTCGTTACACGCAAAACGGATACCCGCAGCCTCAGCAGATGGTGCCatctcaaaatcaaaatatgtACCCGCAGGTTCAGACAGCTCACCCGAGAAATCAAAATATGCCCCTCTCGCAGAGCCAGAAACCGGCGAGTCCCTACCCGATGCCTATTCAGGGACAGTACATCCAAAACGGTATTCAGCAAAAGAACAACAGCCCGAAGAACATGCACCCGTCCTACTATCAACTGGAGCAGCAGAATAATCAAATGAACAGGCAACTGTCGGGcccgcagcaacagcaacagcagcagaatATCATGAGCCAGAGACTGCAGACTCAAACGCCAAGTCCGATCACGGTacagcagcatcagcaacAACTCGGTCTTCCGAACGGACAATCCACCAGTCCTTATCCGCAGTATTCTCCTCAAACGTCGCAATATTCTCACAACTCGTATCAAGGTCATCCCTACCAATCGGCGCCTCAGCAGAGGAGCCAGCCCCTACCGCAGTACCAGCCTCCACCGAACCCAGCAGCGCAGCAGGGCCAGCAACAGAATCTTCAAAACGGCTCCGCGATCGCCTACCAGCAGAGGCTAGAAAACAACTTCCAGAGGCAGCCCCAGAAGAtcgagcaacagcagcagcagatcaTGCACCCTCAGGGTCAACAGGGCTTCCCGAACGGCCAGATGCCGGCGAATATCAAGTACCCGACGTACCAGCACGTACAGCAGACCAAGCAGATGATGAAGCCAATGCAGCAGCAACAAGTGCAGCCACAGATGCAGCAGCAGATGCATATGGTGCAAGGAAGCATGAAAGGCTCTCCGGTTATGAATCAAAACGTAGCGGCTATGCAAAAGTCTTCTATTTCGGGCGTGCCGAAAGTGGCCCCTTGTCAACTTTGCGGTAAGAAGCAAGTGTGCGAACCGGCTATTTATTGTTACGATTGTGACTTTTACATGTCGCGCTTCCGTCCGAAGAACTAA